Proteins encoded together in one Marispirochaeta sp. window:
- a CDS encoding nucleotidyltransferase domain-containing protein, which yields MDLKNIDKRFRSDVDRAIEYLKTAGCTEIYVFGSLSSGTVHSKSDIDIAVKGLRAEDYFSVYGELISMLDHSIDLVDLELQPAFAKILIETEQLLQVA from the coding sequence ATGGATTTAAAGAATATTGATAAAAGATTTCGTTCAGATGTGGACCGCGCTATAGAGTATCTTAAAACAGCAGGGTGTACAGAAATTTATGTATTTGGATCTTTGAGTTCAGGGACTGTGCACAGTAAATCGGATATTGACATTGCTGTTAAAGGACTTAGAGCTGAAGACTACTTTTCTGTGTATGGTGAACTGATCTCCATGCTGGATCATTCAATAGATCTGGTTGATCTTGAACTACAGCCTGCTTTTGCTAAAATTCTAATCGAAACCGAACAGCTTCTTCAGGTTGCATAA